A stretch of the Natribaculum luteum genome encodes the following:
- a CDS encoding aldehyde dehydrogenase family protein has product MSLDVAGSLDMQMLVAGEWVDGEERAAVINPYDGERIGSIPMADAEQVRTAIDAAQSAFESTTLSAYQRYELLIDTADRLEERTEEVAQVITGEQGKPITEARTEVDRAVQTLRLSGEQAKRLFGEYVPMDAQKGFARDHCFTQREPLGVVAAITPFNFPLNLMVHKVGPALAAGNTVVGKPATNTPLSALLLFECLQEALEDSPAPDGLVNVVTGSGSTVGDEILAHDAVEAISFTGSTDVGKYLAENSSMKELTLELGGNDPTIVWHDTDVEAAAKQVVGGACANAGQVCNSVERVIVHESVADELVDAMVDACQNLTIGDSFDETTEIAAMVDDDQFDDVVEIYEETVAQGATVECGGNYGGELGERVFEPTVLSGVTPAMPAAREETFGPLVPVISVASFDEAVEEANNTNYGLEAGLFTQDIDRAKRAADEIDAGGVNINTVSGFRADHMPYGGFKDSGVGKEGIKYAVEHFSREKLVGFHQGFTDV; this is encoded by the coding sequence ATGAGTCTTGACGTAGCCGGCAGTCTCGACATGCAGATGCTCGTCGCTGGAGAGTGGGTCGACGGCGAGGAACGAGCAGCCGTCATCAACCCGTACGACGGTGAACGGATCGGCTCGATTCCGATGGCCGATGCCGAGCAGGTACGGACGGCCATCGACGCTGCTCAGTCTGCCTTCGAATCGACGACGCTCTCGGCCTACCAGCGATACGAACTGCTGATCGACACCGCCGATCGACTCGAGGAACGCACAGAGGAGGTCGCGCAAGTTATCACGGGCGAGCAGGGGAAACCGATCACCGAGGCTCGAACCGAGGTCGACCGGGCAGTTCAGACCCTGCGCCTCTCCGGTGAGCAGGCAAAGCGACTGTTCGGCGAGTACGTTCCCATGGACGCCCAGAAGGGGTTCGCCAGGGACCACTGTTTCACCCAGCGTGAACCCCTCGGTGTCGTCGCCGCCATTACGCCGTTCAACTTTCCGCTCAACCTGATGGTTCACAAGGTCGGTCCCGCGCTCGCGGCGGGAAACACCGTCGTCGGCAAACCGGCGACGAACACGCCGCTCAGCGCCCTTCTGCTGTTCGAGTGCCTCCAGGAAGCGCTCGAGGACTCGCCCGCTCCGGACGGTCTCGTCAACGTCGTCACCGGCAGCGGCAGTACGGTGGGCGACGAGATCCTGGCCCACGACGCCGTCGAGGCGATCTCCTTTACCGGCAGCACCGACGTCGGGAAGTACCTCGCCGAAAACAGCAGCATGAAAGAGCTGACTCTCGAGCTCGGCGGGAACGATCCGACGATCGTCTGGCACGATACAGACGTCGAAGCGGCAGCCAAGCAGGTCGTCGGCGGGGCATGTGCGAACGCGGGGCAGGTCTGTAACAGCGTCGAACGAGTCATCGTCCACGAGTCGGTAGCGGACGAACTCGTCGACGCGATGGTCGATGCCTGTCAAAACCTGACGATCGGCGATTCGTTCGACGAAACGACCGAGATTGCGGCGATGGTCGACGACGACCAGTTCGACGACGTCGTCGAGATATACGAGGAGACCGTCGCACAGGGGGCGACCGTCGAATGCGGCGGCAACTACGGCGGTGAGCTCGGCGAGCGAGTTTTCGAACCCACCGTCCTCTCGGGCGTGACCCCGGCGATGCCAGCAGCCAGAGAGGAGACGTTCGGTCCGCTCGTCCCAGTCATCAGCGTCGCTTCGTTCGACGAGGCGGTCGAAGAGGCCAACAACACGAACTACGGCCTCGAAGCAGGACTGTTCACCCAGGATATCGATCGAGCAAAACGGGCGGCAGACGAAATCGACGCCGGCGGCGTCAACATCAACACGGTCAGCGGCTTCCGGGCGGATCACATGCCGTACGGCGGGTTCAAGGACTCCGGCGTCGGAAAAGAGGGAATCAAATACGCAGTCGAGCACTTCTCGCGGGAGAAACTCGTCGGGTTTCACCAGGGATTCACGGACGTGTAG
- a CDS encoding ABC transporter substrate-binding protein: MAWDSSAIRRRQIIKGVAAGGSAFVAGCLGGDGDDDGGSSSGSINFVHISSFEPSANDFKEAYGSQSDATLEVQSTPAESSSSREYYVNQFAAQSSEFDVGMMDVVWPAEFVSAGWASEVDDPENHTDEMLPTPVETVTIDGSLYGMPMFTDANGLYYRTDLLEEAGYDEPPSTYMELVDMAQDIMGQSDEDLNGYIWQGGANEGLTIMWLNWLWGMGGSVRDGDGNLVVNTEEGVQALQHAVDLIHEYEITPESIPSSGTDGNRQTFQQGNTIFMRNWPYAYALFQDDTPVTDNFAVTTMPKAEGHEDASNSCIGGWSLFINSFSQNKAAAQELATYVGTAEAQEKLAVDRSRLPVRAELYEDAYWEDSDTDKPAFLDRFSEILDQTSARPAISNYSQWSNIVYTECNNALTQQKSVQEALDDAQEQIDSDINNA, encoded by the coding sequence ATGGCATGGGATAGTAGTGCTATTAGACGGCGTCAGATCATCAAAGGGGTTGCTGCAGGGGGGAGCGCGTTCGTTGCGGGCTGTCTCGGCGGCGACGGCGACGATGACGGCGGATCCTCTTCGGGATCGATCAACTTCGTCCACATCTCTTCGTTCGAGCCGTCGGCGAACGACTTCAAGGAAGCCTACGGCAGTCAGAGCGACGCCACCCTCGAGGTTCAGTCGACGCCCGCCGAATCGAGTTCGAGCCGGGAATACTACGTCAACCAGTTTGCCGCGCAGTCCTCGGAATTCGACGTCGGAATGATGGACGTGGTCTGGCCGGCGGAGTTCGTCAGTGCGGGCTGGGCGTCGGAAGTCGACGATCCGGAGAACCACACCGACGAGATGCTCCCGACCCCGGTCGAAACCGTCACTATCGACGGTTCTCTGTACGGGATGCCCATGTTCACAGATGCGAACGGGCTCTACTATCGGACGGACCTACTCGAGGAAGCCGGATACGACGAACCGCCATCGACGTATATGGAACTCGTCGATATGGCACAGGATATCATGGGCCAGTCCGACGAGGACCTCAACGGCTACATCTGGCAGGGGGGTGCCAACGAGGGGCTGACGATCATGTGGCTCAACTGGCTGTGGGGGATGGGCGGTTCGGTGAGAGACGGAGACGGCAACCTGGTCGTCAACACCGAAGAGGGTGTCCAGGCGCTCCAGCACGCCGTCGATCTCATCCACGAGTACGAGATTACGCCCGAATCCATCCCCTCGAGTGGGACCGACGGGAATCGGCAAACCTTCCAACAGGGGAACACGATCTTCATGCGCAACTGGCCGTACGCGTACGCACTCTTTCAGGACGACACCCCCGTTACAGACAACTTCGCCGTGACGACGATGCCGAAAGCCGAGGGACACGAGGACGCAAGCAACTCGTGTATCGGCGGCTGGAGCCTGTTCATCAACAGCTTCTCGCAGAACAAGGCCGCCGCCCAGGAGCTGGCGACCTACGTCGGCACGGCCGAAGCGCAGGAAAAACTAGCCGTCGACCGGAGCCGGCTTCCGGTCCGTGCTGAACTCTACGAGGACGCGTACTGGGAGGACAGTGATACCGACAAACCCGCATTCCTCGACCGATTTAGCGAGATCCTCGATCAGACGAGCGCCCGCCCGGCAATTTCAAACTATTCCCAGTGGTCTAACATCGTGTACACCGAGTGCAATAACGCACTGACTCAACAGAAAAGTGTACAGGAGGCGCTCGACGACGCTCAAGAGCAGATCGATAGCGACATCAACAACGCCTGA
- a CDS encoding threonine synthase, which produces MTQTESLVSHFECYDCGATYDLEHTEFPCPECGGILDPKYDYDEIDVSREEVESRNGSMWKYRELLPIRDTDDVVSMGEGDTPIVDCPELAEEMGVARVAIKDEGQNPTNTFKDRGASASISGASQQNIAEVAIPSAGNAGQAAAAYTARAGIDCHVVLNYQSNDIQKTMVEAHGADLHLVDGKLDKAGGTFGELRDEHGWYTVATFQTPFRHEGKKTMGLEIFEQFDWDSPDEIFYPTGGGVGLIGIWKAYQELSRLGWLEDETPPSLHVAQSSGCAPVVEAIEDHREEHDAWECPESIGRGIEVPDPGASPWMLEAVYETGGTGVAVSDDEALEGALASARHAGVEMCVEPGAALAAAMQMAEEGKLDEDDEVLIINTGAGNKATNALSYAIE; this is translated from the coding sequence GTGACTCAAACAGAGAGCCTCGTTAGCCACTTCGAGTGTTACGACTGCGGCGCGACCTACGACTTAGAGCACACCGAGTTCCCCTGTCCCGAGTGTGGGGGTATTCTCGATCCCAAGTACGACTACGACGAGATCGACGTCTCCCGCGAGGAAGTCGAGTCGCGAAACGGGTCGATGTGGAAGTATCGCGAACTCCTTCCCATCCGCGACACTGACGATGTCGTCTCGATGGGCGAAGGGGACACGCCGATCGTCGACTGTCCCGAACTCGCCGAGGAGATGGGCGTCGCCCGCGTCGCGATCAAAGACGAGGGACAGAACCCGACGAACACGTTCAAGGATCGCGGCGCTTCCGCGTCCATCTCCGGAGCGTCCCAGCAGAACATCGCGGAGGTCGCGATCCCCTCGGCCGGAAACGCCGGTCAGGCGGCGGCGGCGTACACCGCTCGAGCCGGGATCGACTGTCACGTCGTTCTCAACTACCAGTCGAACGACATCCAGAAGACGATGGTCGAAGCTCACGGCGCGGACCTTCACCTCGTCGACGGCAAACTCGACAAAGCCGGCGGAACGTTCGGCGAGTTGCGAGACGAACACGGCTGGTACACCGTCGCGACGTTTCAAACACCGTTCAGACACGAGGGAAAGAAGACGATGGGACTCGAGATTTTCGAGCAGTTCGACTGGGACAGTCCCGACGAGATTTTCTACCCCACCGGCGGCGGCGTCGGCCTGATCGGCATCTGGAAAGCCTATCAGGAGCTATCACGCCTGGGCTGGCTCGAGGACGAGACACCACCTAGCCTGCACGTTGCCCAGTCGAGTGGCTGTGCTCCGGTCGTCGAGGCGATCGAAGACCACCGCGAGGAACACGACGCCTGGGAGTGTCCCGAGTCCATCGGCCGCGGGATCGAAGTCCCCGATCCGGGCGCCTCACCCTGGATGCTCGAGGCCGTCTACGAGACCGGCGGCACCGGGGTCGCCGTCTCCGACGACGAGGCACTCGAGGGTGCCCTGGCGAGCGCACGACACGCCGGCGTCGAGATGTGTGTCGAACCCGGTGCCGCCCTGGCTGCGGCCATGCAGATGGCCGAAGAAGGGAAACTGGACGAAGACGACGAGGTCCTCATCATCAACACCGGGGCCGGAAACAAGGCGACCAACGCGCTCAGTTACGCGATCGAGTGA
- a CDS encoding carbohydrate ABC transporter permease produces MSLVDSAREMTLEDVALWDIGKRFGFYGSIAAMVTISMFPVFWILLSSLKPPSELFVFPQEFLPYVITIQDGQLTVVQQFPLTLENYRAALQERPVGRYLINSAIVASGTAIIDVVLGSMAGYALSRLRFPYKLHVLLLILFAALLPFISRLIPLYKLAIDLQGTVFGPFFGLNQYLGLILPYAAFQMPFAVWIFQAYFNELPDSLEEAGLMDGLSRVGVLFRIILPVSMPAMATTAIIVFIYAWNEFLFALTFMTQDSKRTITVGIALFGGQFNSPWGIITAAVFMSLVPLMVFMLVFQKKIVEGMTAGVGKA; encoded by the coding sequence ATGAGCCTCGTCGACTCCGCCCGAGAGATGACTCTCGAGGACGTCGCACTCTGGGACATCGGCAAACGATTCGGGTTCTACGGCTCCATCGCGGCCATGGTCACGATCTCGATGTTTCCCGTCTTCTGGATCCTGCTCAGTTCCCTGAAGCCGCCGTCGGAACTCTTCGTCTTCCCCCAGGAATTTCTCCCCTACGTGATCACGATTCAGGACGGACAGCTTACCGTCGTCCAGCAGTTCCCGCTCACCCTCGAGAACTACCGGGCTGCCCTCCAGGAACGTCCCGTGGGACGATATCTGATCAACAGTGCAATCGTCGCCTCGGGGACGGCCATCATCGACGTCGTCCTCGGTTCGATGGCCGGATACGCGCTCTCGAGACTTCGGTTCCCGTACAAACTGCACGTGCTACTGCTCATCCTGTTTGCAGCACTCCTCCCGTTCATTTCCCGACTCATTCCACTGTACAAGCTGGCGATCGACCTGCAGGGAACGGTATTCGGACCGTTTTTCGGACTCAATCAGTATCTGGGATTGATCCTTCCCTACGCGGCGTTCCAGATGCCGTTTGCCGTCTGGATCTTCCAGGCGTACTTCAACGAGCTTCCCGATTCGCTCGAGGAAGCCGGGCTCATGGACGGGCTCTCACGAGTCGGCGTGCTGTTTCGCATCATCCTCCCGGTATCGATGCCAGCGATGGCGACGACGGCAATCATCGTCTTCATCTACGCCTGGAACGAGTTCCTGTTCGCGCTGACGTTCATGACGCAGGATTCAAAGCGAACGATTACGGTGGGTATCGCGCTCTTTGGCGGCCAGTTCAACTCCCCCTGGGGGATAATTACGGCAGCGGTCTTCATGTCACTCGTCCCGCTTATGGTGTTCATGCTCGTCTTCCAGAAGAAGATCGTCGAGGGCATGACTGCCGGAGTCGGCAAGGCCTGA
- a CDS encoding carbohydrate ABC transporter permease, protein MVDSTTGKQDITRIGEEGLRGRLERYRELRITEEELAVVLLMPVLAFLLAVSFYPIVDTVWASLHTGYVVQLPTQTTEFVGIENYRALFTDGSFWNALGVSLFYTFVSVPVELVFGLGLALLLKADFKWKYFAQAAILFPWALPTVINAKIWAWLLNPDYGVISDILVRVGILSQPYPFLSSPDVALYSMTAITIWKTTSFMALILLAGLSSIPDHLYESARMDGASRWRQFRDITLPLLKPTILVALIFRTLPAFQAFGLPYGLTGGGPGEATTTLVLYTQQAAYNNPGPTNGGFALGSAAATVITMIALVIALIYVATLYEPEVR, encoded by the coding sequence ATGGTAGATTCGACCACGGGAAAACAGGATATCACCCGAATCGGTGAGGAGGGTTTACGCGGGCGGCTCGAACGCTATCGCGAACTCAGGATCACCGAAGAGGAGCTTGCAGTCGTGTTGTTGATGCCGGTGCTGGCCTTCTTACTCGCAGTCTCGTTTTATCCTATCGTGGACACGGTCTGGGCGAGCCTGCATACGGGATACGTCGTTCAACTTCCCACACAGACCACTGAATTCGTCGGAATCGAAAACTACCGGGCACTCTTTACCGACGGGAGCTTCTGGAACGCGCTGGGGGTGAGCCTCTTTTATACGTTCGTGAGCGTCCCGGTCGAACTGGTCTTCGGGCTCGGACTGGCTTTGCTCCTCAAGGCCGATTTCAAGTGGAAGTACTTCGCACAGGCTGCGATCCTCTTCCCATGGGCATTGCCAACGGTAATCAATGCGAAAATCTGGGCATGGCTGCTGAATCCCGACTACGGTGTCATAAGCGACATTCTCGTGCGGGTGGGTATCCTCAGCCAGCCGTACCCGTTTCTCTCCAGTCCCGACGTCGCACTGTACTCGATGACGGCGATTACGATCTGGAAGACGACCTCGTTTATGGCGCTCATCTTGCTCGCCGGACTCTCGAGTATCCCGGATCACCTGTACGAGTCCGCACGGATGGACGGGGCGTCGAGATGGCGCCAGTTCCGGGACATTACGCTGCCATTGCTCAAACCGACCATCCTCGTGGCACTTATTTTTCGAACGTTGCCCGCGTTCCAGGCGTTCGGGTTGCCCTACGGGCTCACAGGCGGTGGACCAGGAGAGGCGACGACGACGCTCGTCCTCTACACCCAGCAGGCCGCGTACAACAATCCCGGACCAACCAACGGCGGGTTCGCTCTCGGTTCGGCAGCAGCCACCGTCATCACTATGATCGCACTGGTGATCGCGCTGATTTACGTTGCTACTCTCTACGAACCGGAGGTGCGCTAG
- the gfo6 gene encoding D-xylose 1-dehydrogenase Gfo6: MDLEAVIGNGCDRDWERVDPSDVEPVRFAVIGLGWFTKGRALPALEASERCVPTVLVSGSAEKAERIAENTDGATHGISYDEFHDGVATDAYDAIYVVTPNALHMEYVETAADHGKHVLCEKPMERSSERARELEAICASAGVELMIAYRMHTEPAVRRARELIDAGYVGTPMAVDGDMSQRLLDRINPDPDQWRLDEWLAGGGALFDIGIYPLNTARFLLDTDPVAVTGTTSSTHDAFDDVDETVSFALRFPDGVTGRCYASHNARQSSSITVTGTEGQVRVEPAFFQDQSRALHVSRGDGRARIELEPVDQMLEEFDYFADRIRGDAPIYPDGDHGRIDVEIMEAIYEGAADDRWVSLE; encoded by the coding sequence ATGGATCTCGAGGCAGTGATCGGTAACGGTTGTGACCGCGACTGGGAGAGGGTCGACCCGAGCGACGTCGAGCCGGTTCGATTTGCCGTGATCGGACTCGGCTGGTTTACCAAAGGGAGAGCCCTCCCCGCACTGGAAGCGAGCGAGCGATGCGTTCCGACTGTACTCGTCAGTGGGTCGGCCGAGAAGGCCGAGCGAATTGCCGAAAACACGGACGGTGCGACCCACGGGATTTCCTACGATGAGTTTCACGATGGCGTCGCGACCGACGCCTACGATGCCATCTACGTCGTCACTCCCAACGCCCTTCACATGGAGTACGTCGAGACGGCTGCCGACCACGGCAAACACGTCCTCTGTGAGAAGCCGATGGAACGCTCGAGCGAGCGCGCACGTGAACTCGAGGCAATCTGTGCGAGTGCGGGCGTCGAGTTGATGATCGCCTATCGGATGCACACCGAACCCGCGGTGCGGCGGGCCCGCGAACTCATCGATGCGGGTTACGTGGGCACGCCGATGGCTGTCGACGGAGACATGTCCCAGCGACTGCTCGACCGCATCAATCCCGACCCCGATCAGTGGCGCCTCGACGAGTGGCTCGCCGGCGGCGGTGCACTCTTCGATATCGGGATATACCCGCTCAACACCGCCCGATTCCTTCTCGATACGGATCCGGTCGCCGTCACCGGGACCACCTCGAGCACGCACGACGCCTTCGACGACGTCGACGAAACGGTCTCGTTTGCGCTTCGGTTTCCCGACGGCGTGACTGGTCGCTGTTACGCCAGTCACAACGCCCGTCAGTCCAGTTCGATCACCGTTACGGGCACGGAAGGACAGGTTCGCGTCGAACCCGCCTTCTTCCAGGACCAATCTCGGGCCCTCCACGTCTCGCGCGGCGACGGCCGCGCCCGCATCGAACTCGAGCCAGTCGACCAGATGCTCGAGGAGTTCGACTACTTCGCTGACCGTATCCGCGGCGACGCGCCCATCTATCCGGACGGCGACCACGGTCGCATCGACGTGGAGATCATGGAAGCGATCTACGAAGGGGCCGCGGACGATCGGTGGGTCTCTCTGGAGTGA
- a CDS encoding dihydrodipicolinate synthase family protein produces the protein MELSGTVVPMATPIDADGQGVDEETLEEFTRTLIDGGVHGLFPGSSIGEFSSLSTREHDTIVRTVSSVADGDTTVLAGCCGTSIQEVRAKMETAADAGADAAVVVAPYYLNTTQRGLSRFFTSLAEESPLPVVLYNIPALTGNELAVETVATLAEHDAIVGLKDTSGDLIYQHRVVEATPESFAVFNGTTATAIPSLDVGIDGLIAGPANVFPAALTELYEAHRRGDDRTATRLARELVLPLVSTYQNIPTAAAIKHLVKLDGLDLGEPLPPLAPLSRDERNRLSACHRQVTERFDADIVE, from the coding sequence ATGGAACTGTCGGGAACAGTCGTTCCCATGGCCACGCCTATCGACGCCGATGGCCAGGGAGTCGACGAAGAGACACTCGAGGAATTCACACGTACGTTGATCGACGGGGGCGTTCACGGCCTCTTTCCAGGAAGCTCGATCGGTGAATTCTCGAGTTTGAGCACTAGAGAACACGACACGATCGTTCGAACGGTCTCCTCGGTCGCCGACGGGGATACCACGGTACTCGCAGGGTGCTGTGGAACGAGTATCCAGGAGGTACGAGCGAAGATGGAGACGGCAGCCGATGCCGGGGCAGACGCAGCCGTCGTCGTCGCCCCGTACTATCTGAATACGACCCAGCGCGGTCTCTCGCGTTTTTTCACCTCGCTTGCCGAGGAGAGTCCGCTTCCGGTGGTACTCTACAACATTCCGGCGCTGACCGGCAACGAACTTGCCGTCGAAACTGTCGCCACACTTGCCGAGCACGACGCGATCGTCGGCCTGAAAGACACCTCGGGGGATCTCATCTACCAGCACAGAGTCGTCGAGGCAACGCCCGAGTCGTTCGCCGTCTTTAACGGGACGACTGCCACCGCCATCCCGTCACTCGACGTCGGTATCGATGGACTCATCGCGGGTCCGGCGAACGTGTTTCCGGCGGCTCTGACCGAACTGTACGAAGCCCACCGACGCGGAGACGACCGGACGGCCACGCGACTCGCTCGAGAACTCGTATTGCCACTCGTCAGTACCTATCAGAATATCCCAACGGCGGCGGCCATCAAACACCTGGTGAAACTCGATGGGCTCGATCTCGGTGAACCGCTCCCACCGCTTGCACCGCTCTCGAGGGACGAACGGAACCGACTCAGCGCGTGTCACAGGCAGGTTACGGAGCGGTTCGACGCAGATATCGTCGAGTAA